The proteins below come from a single Oscillospiraceae bacterium genomic window:
- a CDS encoding DUF1788 domain-containing protein, with protein sequence MNTDQKLNKLDDFLHTISTETTTGLGGEAGYYVFSYDPKDEMKVRHWTAREVEMLQENHRPVVEFDLYKIMTTLLVDKHPRKKYEGLEMRYGSMTRVVNAANSVLHIGLPMDLMLNYIVEHIPKEDSIILLTGVGKCYPLLRSHKILNDLHDRLAQGIVLMMFPGKYEDGYLYLFGEVKDGNNYRAKPI encoded by the coding sequence ATGAACACGGATCAGAAGTTAAATAAGCTCGATGACTTTCTACATACAATTTCCACAGAAACAACAACCGGACTCGGCGGTGAGGCTGGATATTATGTGTTCAGCTATGACCCAAAAGATGAAATGAAAGTCCGGCACTGGACTGCACGGGAAGTTGAAATGTTGCAAGAAAACCATCGGCCAGTGGTAGAGTTTGACCTCTATAAGATTATGACCACTCTGCTGGTAGATAAGCATCCCCGAAAAAAATATGAGGGGTTGGAGATGCGTTATGGTAGTATGACGCGCGTTGTCAACGCTGCTAATAGTGTATTGCACATCGGTCTGCCGATGGATCTTATGTTGAACTATATTGTGGAACACATACCAAAAGAAGATTCTATCATTCTTCTAACAGGTGTAGGGAAATGCTACCCACTTCTGCGTTCGCACAAAATCTTGAATGACCTGCATGATCGTCTGGCACAGGGAATCGTACTTATGATGTTCCCCGGCAAATACGAAGATGGTTATTTGTATCTCTTTGGAGAAGTAAAGGACGGCAACAATTACCGCGCGAAGCCTATCTAA
- a CDS encoding BlaI/MecI/CopY family transcriptional regulator yields MENTRPFHITKAEDQIMNILWSVKEPLSQQQIVMVASDSGEMTFKERSIFTLLNGLMDKGMVQEAGFVRSGKTYARTFQPTMTRPEWYANAVYNSLDGKEANEFLHILRRLLKEEPTE; encoded by the coding sequence ATGGAAAATACTAGACCATTTCATATCACGAAAGCGGAAGATCAGATTATGAACATCCTTTGGAGCGTTAAGGAGCCATTATCTCAGCAACAAATTGTGATGGTGGCATCTGATAGCGGAGAGATGACATTTAAGGAACGATCCATTTTTACGTTACTAAATGGGCTGATGGATAAGGGAATGGTTCAAGAGGCTGGTTTTGTCCGTAGTGGTAAGACATACGCAAGAACTTTTCAGCCTACGATGACCCGCCCAGAATGGTATGCCAATGCTGTTTACAATTCTCTTGATGGAAAAGAAGCAAACGAGTTTTTACACATACTGCGGCGGCTCTTGAAAGAAGAACCAACTGAATAA
- a CDS encoding DUF1819 family protein, whose protein sequence is MGGMKDKERFSAGLVSKPFWFYEYKTYAEQLNKGYTTEEIKAQALQMNLFPAAKEYRVKEILSCVSRRVMQFEPEWRDVFMQQSISGQKLMVLLSIMADDKLFFMFMYRTYRDKLIIGADRLESSEVLSFFRLMQNASEEISQWKDTTIRKLSQSYRRLLNDAGLLMGEKIIPPLPSVAVKRYLKEHDMSAYLQAITGADE, encoded by the coding sequence ATGGGTGGAATGAAAGATAAAGAACGCTTTTCTGCTGGGCTGGTTTCAAAACCGTTTTGGTTTTATGAATATAAGACCTACGCGGAACAATTGAATAAAGGATATACGACGGAAGAAATAAAAGCACAGGCTCTACAGATGAACTTGTTTCCGGCGGCAAAAGAATATCGCGTTAAAGAAATTCTCTCCTGCGTATCACGCCGAGTAATGCAATTCGAGCCAGAGTGGCGAGATGTTTTTATGCAACAGAGTATTTCTGGTCAAAAGCTGATGGTGTTGTTGTCAATTATGGCTGATGACAAACTGTTTTTTATGTTTATGTACCGGACATACAGGGACAAACTGATTATCGGTGCAGATCGTTTGGAATCTAGCGAAGTACTATCCTTCTTTAGGCTTATGCAGAACGCATCTGAGGAAATAAGTCAATGGAAGGATACTACAATTCGGAAGCTGTCCCAGTCGTACCGTAGACTGCTCAATGATGCAGGGCTTCTTATGGGTGAAAAAATCATTCCACCCCTGCCAAGTGTAGCGGTAAAGCGTTATCTGAAAGAGCATGATATGAGTGCATACTTACAAGCCATCACAGGAGCAGATGAATGA